The following are from one region of the Aspergillus luchuensis IFO 4308 DNA, chromosome 4, nearly complete sequence genome:
- a CDS encoding uncharacterized protein (COG:S;~EggNog:ENOG410PW1F;~InterPro:IPR010856,IPR027443), with protein MENTGNIDACVFYIPSVPLTPNNMQYVKQQREAFLKGVPPPDFPGGSGESQFSDRATIADIQSEAGKVAMGLSPIKLNGKDEKSKKLGQNMNAMLGF; from the exons atggAAAACACAGGCAACATTGACGCTTGTGTTTTCTACATTCCTTCGGTTCCATTAACCCCTAACAACATG CAATACGTCAAGCAGCAGCGCGAGGCCTTCTTGAAGGGCGTCCCTCCGCCGGACTTCCCGGGTGGGTCGGGAGAGTCTCAGTTCTCTGATAGAGCAACAATTGCTGATATTCAATCTGAAGCCGGTAAAGTGGCAATGGGCCTTAGTCCCATCAAGCTCAATGGTAAAGATGAAAAGTCCAAGAAGCTAGGGCAGAACATGAACGCGATGTTGGGATTTTAG